A portion of the Chondrinema litorale genome contains these proteins:
- a CDS encoding carboxy terminal-processing peptidase → MKKRILFLIIPAFIIALFSFTFFQADMLDKNKEAILKEIVFQGLIERAHFNNLTEDDEFSKKAFDAYLKRMDGGKRFFIKDDIKKLKSFETQIDDDIKGANNDLLTLSVSIMKERVTEAQAYCSEILEKPFDFDSKDEIELDSDKREYASSKKALKKEWEKYLRYQALVMFHNKKESQEKKQKEAKKKGEKFTAKTDDELEVEVRKDVKRNCDNLFDRLQKLDDEDKLSDYINAILSIYGPHTEFYPPYEKEEFDIQMSGRLEGIGAQLVQMDGSIKVSRIVPGSASWKQGDLKEEDIILKVAQAEEEPVSVEEMPLKDAVSLIRGKKGTEVRLTIKKTDGRIMIVPIIRDVVILEESYAKSTVIESKDSGHRIGYILLPSFYADFQRRGGRNSAEDVKKELLKLKEKSVDGIILDLRSNGGGSLRDAVDMSGLFIEKGPIVQVRSKVAKPVIYRDTDPEVIYDGPLVVMVNKISASASEILAAALQDYGRAVIVGSSSSFGKGTVQQFLELDNYLSARYNDMKPLGSLKLTIQKFYRITGKSTQWKGVTPDVILPDVYDFLEVGESKLDYALPWDEVEANEFAIWEKPLHTDLLAAKSEKRVDANEVFQLIEEKAHSMKEERDNTLQTLNYKDFDAYQDRLDEKAKKFSNLTKDHENLVLEEVKAEFDGSPDSVRVARIEDFHKKVQKDVYIYEALQVIEDQMKADVAVADPDPKKED, encoded by the coding sequence ATGAAGAAAAGAATCTTATTTTTAATTATCCCTGCCTTCATAATCGCTTTATTCAGCTTTACATTTTTTCAGGCTGATATGCTTGATAAAAATAAGGAAGCGATTCTCAAAGAAATTGTTTTTCAAGGCTTAATAGAGCGAGCACACTTTAACAATCTAACAGAAGACGATGAATTCTCTAAAAAAGCTTTTGACGCATACCTAAAAAGAATGGATGGAGGCAAAAGGTTTTTTATTAAAGATGATATCAAAAAACTAAAATCATTCGAAACACAAATAGACGACGATATAAAAGGTGCCAATAACGATTTGCTTACCTTGTCTGTGTCTATAATGAAAGAAAGAGTAACAGAAGCTCAAGCATATTGTAGTGAAATATTAGAGAAACCATTCGATTTTGACTCTAAAGACGAAATTGAATTAGACTCAGATAAAAGAGAATATGCTTCTTCTAAAAAAGCTCTTAAGAAAGAGTGGGAGAAGTATTTGAGGTATCAGGCTTTAGTGATGTTCCACAACAAAAAAGAAAGTCAGGAGAAAAAGCAGAAAGAGGCGAAGAAGAAAGGAGAGAAATTTACTGCAAAAACTGATGATGAACTAGAAGTGGAAGTACGCAAAGATGTTAAGCGTAATTGTGATAATTTGTTTGACAGACTTCAGAAGTTAGATGACGAAGACAAACTTTCAGATTACATTAATGCAATCCTAAGCATTTATGGGCCTCACACAGAATTTTATCCTCCCTACGAAAAAGAAGAATTTGACATACAAATGTCTGGTAGGTTAGAAGGTATAGGTGCTCAGCTTGTACAGATGGATGGAAGTATAAAAGTTAGCAGAATTGTACCAGGTAGTGCTTCTTGGAAACAAGGAGATCTAAAAGAAGAAGATATAATTCTTAAAGTAGCTCAAGCTGAAGAAGAACCTGTATCTGTAGAAGAAATGCCTTTAAAAGATGCTGTATCTTTAATTAGAGGAAAAAAAGGAACAGAAGTTAGATTAACGATTAAAAAGACAGATGGTAGGATTATGATCGTGCCTATCATAAGAGATGTAGTAATTCTTGAAGAGTCTTATGCTAAATCTACTGTAATTGAGAGTAAAGATTCTGGCCATAGAATTGGATATATCTTGTTGCCAAGTTTCTATGCTGATTTCCAAAGAAGAGGAGGTAGAAACTCAGCAGAAGACGTAAAAAAGGAGCTTTTAAAGCTTAAAGAAAAAAGTGTCGACGGAATTATTCTTGATTTAAGATCAAATGGTGGTGGCTCTTTAAGAGATGCAGTTGATATGAGTGGTTTATTTATTGAGAAAGGGCCAATCGTTCAAGTGAGAAGTAAAGTAGCGAAGCCAGTTATTTATAGAGATACTGATCCTGAAGTGATTTATGATGGACCTCTTGTAGTAATGGTTAATAAAATTAGTGCTTCTGCATCAGAAATTCTTGCTGCTGCACTGCAAGATTATGGCAGAGCTGTTATTGTTGGTAGTTCAAGTTCATTCGGTAAAGGAACTGTACAGCAGTTCTTAGAGCTCGATAATTATCTTTCTGCAAGATATAATGATATGAAACCTCTTGGCTCATTAAAGCTTACAATTCAGAAGTTTTATAGAATTACTGGTAAATCTACTCAATGGAAAGGTGTAACACCAGATGTGATTTTACCAGACGTATACGATTTTCTTGAAGTAGGAGAGAGCAAATTGGATTATGCTTTACCTTGGGATGAAGTAGAAGCAAATGAGTTTGCAATTTGGGAAAAGCCATTACATACAGATCTGTTAGCTGCAAAAAGTGAAAAAAGAGTTGATGCAAATGAAGTTTTCCAATTGATAGAAGAAAAAGCACATTCTATGAAAGAGGAAAGAGATAATACACTTCAAACGCTTAACTACAAAGATTTTGATGCTTATCAAGATAGATTGGATGAAAAAGCTAAGAAATTCAGCAACCTTACTAAAGATCATGAGAATTTAGTGTTGGAAGAAGTTAAAGCTGAGTTTGACGGTTCTCCAGATTCTGTGAGAGTTGCCAGAATAGAAGACTTCCACAAAAAAGTACAGAAGGATGTTTATATATATGAGGCTCTTCAAGTAATTGAAGACCAAATGAAGGCAGATGTAGCAGTTGCCGATCCTGACCCTAAAAAAGAAGATTAA
- the aat gene encoding leucyl/phenylalanyl-tRNA--protein transferase, whose amino-acid sequence MPVFELDKHDIVFPPAYLADNSGLLAIGGDLSPERLLSAYKMGIFPWFNPNEPILWWSPNPRFVIIPEEIKVSKSMKQVLRSDKFKVTFDQNFHGVIEGCQSVPRPGQQGTWISEEIIDSYYELFKRGFIHTVEVWHEDELVGGLYGGVLGKCFFGESMFAKMSNASKVGFITLAKNLHEFGFEIIDCQVYTNHLESLGARMIPRMQFLNKVEANSHSIPEQAEWGSKFKTRFNY is encoded by the coding sequence ATGCCGGTATTCGAATTAGATAAACATGACATTGTGTTTCCACCTGCATACCTCGCAGATAACTCAGGATTACTGGCAATAGGTGGCGACTTATCTCCTGAAAGATTGCTTTCAGCTTATAAAATGGGGATTTTCCCTTGGTTTAACCCTAATGAACCCATTCTTTGGTGGTCTCCAAATCCGCGGTTTGTAATCATACCAGAAGAAATTAAAGTTTCTAAAAGTATGAAGCAGGTACTCAGAAGTGATAAATTCAAAGTGACATTTGATCAAAATTTTCATGGTGTAATAGAAGGCTGCCAGAGTGTACCTCGACCTGGGCAGCAAGGCACATGGATTTCAGAAGAGATTATCGATTCTTACTACGAATTATTTAAAAGAGGCTTTATACATACTGTTGAAGTCTGGCACGAAGATGAGCTCGTCGGAGGTTTGTATGGTGGAGTATTAGGGAAATGTTTTTTTGGTGAATCTATGTTTGCCAAAATGAGTAATGCTTCTAAAGTTGGATTTATCACCCTTGCAAAAAACCTTCATGAATTTGGCTTCGAAATAATAGACTGCCAAGTATACACCAATCACTTAGAGTCTTTAGGTGCTAGAATGATTCCAAGGATGCAATTTTTAAATAAAGTTGAAGCAAATAGCCATTCTATTCCAGAACAAGCTGAGTGGGGAAGTAAATTTAAAACCCGTTTCAATTATTAA
- a CDS encoding COX15/CtaA family protein: MKKSEKRFRNFGVITIVSVYVLILVGGIVRATGSGMGCPDWPKCFGQWVPPTNEAELPENYKEVFKVAGKEIADFNVIHTWTEYVNRLVGSLIGVFILVTCILSISFYKKDKLITVLSFITFLIVLFQGWLGSVVVSTNLKPILITLHMLLAQVIVGILLFVIFRSFGNVLSLKKLPEVTFKKVQFTLLICIALSVIQLMLGTQVREGVDVVAKSFDYQQRNLWLEEIGAVFYTHRSFSLLVLAVHAYFFFMLFKSKENVPSDTVKWAYFLGAILLTEILSGIGMAYFSIPNWLQPVHLLLGSLALGVQFILLLFINFEKFLKKQKNLAMHTA, encoded by the coding sequence TTGAAAAAGTCTGAGAAGAGGTTCCGCAATTTTGGAGTAATAACAATAGTTTCGGTTTACGTACTCATTTTAGTTGGAGGAATTGTTAGAGCTACAGGGTCTGGAATGGGATGTCCTGACTGGCCAAAGTGTTTTGGGCAGTGGGTACCACCAACTAACGAAGCAGAATTACCAGAAAATTATAAAGAAGTTTTTAAAGTTGCTGGTAAAGAAATAGCCGATTTTAATGTAATACACACTTGGACTGAATATGTAAACAGACTAGTTGGATCTCTAATAGGTGTTTTTATTTTAGTTACTTGTATCCTTTCTATATCTTTTTACAAAAAAGACAAACTAATTACAGTATTATCTTTTATTACCTTTCTTATAGTTTTATTTCAGGGTTGGTTGGGTTCTGTAGTTGTATCTACTAATTTAAAGCCTATTTTAATAACGCTACATATGCTATTGGCACAGGTAATTGTAGGAATACTTTTGTTTGTGATTTTTAGATCGTTTGGTAATGTATTAAGTTTGAAAAAACTTCCTGAAGTTACCTTTAAGAAAGTTCAGTTTACTCTATTGATTTGCATTGCACTATCTGTAATACAGCTGATGTTAGGTACTCAGGTAAGAGAGGGGGTAGATGTTGTGGCTAAGTCTTTTGATTATCAACAAAGAAATTTATGGTTAGAAGAAATAGGTGCAGTTTTTTATACACATAGATCATTCTCTTTGCTTGTATTAGCAGTACATGCATATTTTTTCTTTATGTTATTTAAATCAAAAGAAAATGTGCCTTCAGATACAGTTAAGTGGGCGTATTTTCTAGGAGCTATTTTACTTACAGAGATATTAAGTGGTATAGGAATGGCATACTTTAGCATACCGAATTGGTTACAGCCCGTTCATTTACTTTTAGGGTCACTTGCTTTGGGTGTGCAATTTATATTACTCTTATTCATTAACTTTGAGAAGTTTTTAAAAAAGCAGAAAAATTTAGCAATGCATACTGCTTAA
- the cyoE gene encoding heme o synthase: MKSNSGKTQHMYTGESHLQEQVQGNLILFKAKLFFQLVKFRLSAVVVFSGTFGYLLAQEGPIDWVKFLSLMMGSFLVTSGANTINQIKEKEFDKLMKRTKDRPLPTERLSIQEATIFTLIVTTIGAVLLMVYVNPFTALLTLLSLILYGFVYTPLKRVSPISVFVGAFPGAMPPLIGWVAYTGTLSAEAFIIFGIQFMWQFPHFWSIAWLGDEDYKRAGFKMLPNGKKDFNTAFKMMTYTLFLIPMGVLPAQYGITGLTSALVAVVCGALFLVQTFSLMRTGSRKSALKLMFSSFFYLPIVQLAFLLDKI, from the coding sequence TTGAAATCTAATAGCGGTAAAACACAGCACATGTATACAGGTGAATCTCATTTGCAAGAACAGGTACAAGGTAATCTGATTTTATTTAAAGCGAAATTATTTTTTCAGCTTGTTAAGTTTAGATTAAGTGCCGTTGTAGTATTTTCTGGTACATTTGGTTATTTGCTAGCACAAGAAGGCCCTATTGACTGGGTGAAGTTTTTGAGTTTGATGATGGGGAGTTTTTTGGTAACTTCTGGTGCAAATACAATCAATCAGATAAAAGAAAAAGAATTTGACAAATTGATGAAGAGAACAAAAGATCGTCCTCTTCCAACAGAAAGGTTATCCATTCAAGAAGCAACTATATTTACTTTAATAGTTACTACAATTGGGGCAGTATTATTAATGGTTTATGTAAACCCATTTACAGCTCTTCTCACATTACTCTCACTAATTCTTTATGGATTTGTATATACTCCACTTAAACGTGTGAGTCCTATTTCTGTATTTGTAGGAGCATTTCCAGGTGCTATGCCACCTTTAATTGGTTGGGTAGCTTATACTGGTACACTTTCAGCAGAAGCTTTTATTATTTTCGGAATCCAGTTTATGTGGCAATTTCCGCATTTCTGGTCGATTGCATGGCTAGGAGACGAAGACTATAAAAGAGCTGGGTTTAAAATGCTACCTAATGGTAAAAAGGACTTTAATACTGCTTTTAAAATGATGACCTATACACTATTCTTAATTCCAATGGGTGTATTACCTGCTCAGTACGGTATTACTGGTTTAACATCGGCATTGGTAGCAGTTGTTTGTGGCGCATTATTTTTAGTTCAAACTTTTTCTTTAATGAGAACAGGTTCTAGAAAGTCGGCACTTAAACTTATGTTTAGCTCATTTTTTTACTTACCAATAGTACAATTAGCTTTTTTACTAGACAAAATATAG
- a CDS encoding cytochrome c oxidase subunit 3 yields MSEYIHRREETAQKTTSMNPKKFALWLFMVSVVMIFASLTSAYIVRQGEGNWYIFDLPNIFYISTVIIIASSVSMHWAYIEAKKDNFARLRIAAIVTAILGITFLVLQFYGWAQLVNINVYFVGNPSGSFVYVLTGLHGLHLISGVIVILYVLVQSLRYKIHSKNLLSIDLCATYWHFLDGLWIYLFVFLLLNR; encoded by the coding sequence ATGTCAGAATATATTCATAGAAGAGAAGAAACTGCCCAAAAAACAACTTCAATGAACCCAAAGAAGTTTGCCTTATGGCTGTTTATGGTAAGTGTAGTGATGATATTTGCCTCTTTAACGAGTGCTTATATTGTAAGACAGGGAGAAGGCAACTGGTATATTTTTGATCTACCAAATATATTTTATATCAGTACTGTAATAATTATTGCTAGTAGTGTTTCAATGCACTGGGCTTATATTGAAGCTAAAAAAGATAATTTTGCAAGATTAAGAATTGCAGCAATAGTTACAGCTATTTTAGGAATTACCTTTCTTGTTTTGCAATTTTACGGCTGGGCTCAACTAGTAAACATAAATGTTTACTTTGTGGGTAATCCATCCGGTTCTTTCGTATATGTTTTAACAGGTCTGCATGGTTTGCACCTAATATCCGGAGTAATTGTAATTCTCTATGTATTAGTACAATCTCTCAGATATAAGATCCATTCTAAAAATTTGCTTTCGATCGATTTATGTGCTACGTATTGGCATTTTTTAGATGGTTTATGGATATATTTGTTTGTATTTTTGCTATTAAATAGATAA
- a CDS encoding cytochrome c oxidase subunit 3, translating to MSTTTVVKDPKKDVWNGGGSPMKASYGKLMMWFFLLSDAFTFSALLISYLMVRFMHPAFEKPYSAFTFSDLHWPIPEKVFNAVPFLHGTELPLVFVGIMTFILILSSVTMVLAVEAGHRKDQKDVEKWMIWTIVGGIAFLSCQAWEWMHFIHGTDEGLVLSDGSTFFGANLAHNQYGPPLFADFFFFITGFHGMHVTSGVVLNIIVFYNVVMGTYEKRGHYEMVEKVGLYWHFVDLVWVFVFTLFYLI from the coding sequence ATGTCAACAACAACTGTTGTAAAGGATCCTAAAAAGGATGTATGGAACGGAGGGGGATCCCCTATGAAAGCCAGTTATGGGAAACTTATGATGTGGTTTTTCCTTTTATCTGATGCTTTTACATTTTCTGCTTTATTAATTTCTTATCTGATGGTAAGGTTTATGCACCCAGCATTTGAAAAACCTTACTCAGCATTTACATTTTCTGACCTACACTGGCCAATTCCTGAAAAGGTTTTTAATGCAGTACCATTTTTACATGGCACTGAGTTACCGCTAGTATTTGTAGGTATAATGACATTCATTTTGATTCTTAGTAGTGTAACAATGGTGTTAGCTGTAGAAGCTGGCCACAGAAAAGATCAAAAGGATGTTGAAAAATGGATGATTTGGACTATTGTAGGTGGTATCGCGTTTTTGAGCTGCCAAGCTTGGGAGTGGATGCACTTTATTCATGGTACAGATGAAGGTTTAGTATTAAGCGATGGTTCAACATTCTTTGGTGCTAATCTCGCACATAATCAATATGGACCTCCATTATTTGCAGATTTCTTTTTCTTTATTACAGGTTTCCATGGTATGCACGTAACCAGTGGTGTAGTGTTAAATATAATTGTATTCTACAATGTAGTAATGGGCACTTATGAGAAAAGAGGTCATTACGAAATGGTAGAAAAAGTAGGATTATACTGGCACTTTGTAGACCTTGTATGGGTTTTTGTATTTACATTATTCTACCTGATTTAA
- a CDS encoding cytochrome C oxidase subunit IV family protein produces the protein MASHDSSLSAEEIRKANTKKVIRIALILFVVTVIEFALAFIWPDGSDRTLLNILFIVLTIVKAFYIVSEFMHLGHEVPVLMYSIVLPLVFIVWLVVALMNEGSAIFSSLM, from the coding sequence ATGGCATCTCACGATTCTAGTTTGTCTGCTGAAGAGATAAGAAAAGCAAACACAAAGAAAGTTATTAGAATAGCTTTAATTCTATTTGTTGTTACTGTAATTGAATTTGCCTTGGCATTTATTTGGCCAGATGGCTCAGACAGAACACTTTTGAATATCTTATTTATTGTTTTAACTATAGTTAAAGCATTTTATATAGTATCTGAATTTATGCACTTAGGACACGAAGTTCCTGTACTGATGTATTCTATAGTTTTACCGCTAGTCTTTATTGTATGGTTAGTTGTAGCTTTAATGAATGAAGGTTCAGCAATTTTTAGCAGTCTTATGTAA
- a CDS encoding copper homeostasis protein CutC — translation MKKNNRILEVCAESVQSAIAAFEGGADRIELCSDLLEGGISPSAGLIKAVKKYCNIPVFVLIRPRGGDFLYDDEEKEIILHDIETAINIGADGIVSGFLNKDGTIDIDFTKRVVELTHPLPFTFHRAFDVAKEPFTALKQLIDMGVKRILTSGQKNTALEGASLIKKLIEDSDNKLQILIGSGINSNNILEILNKTGGNEFHASCRSEFNSKMEYIHPDVKMGKENTQGEYSIQITDIEKVKDIKKVLSSV, via the coding sequence TTGAAAAAAAATAATAGAATTCTCGAAGTGTGTGCAGAGTCTGTTCAATCAGCCATAGCCGCATTCGAAGGAGGTGCAGACAGAATAGAATTATGCAGTGATTTATTGGAAGGGGGAATAAGTCCTTCTGCAGGATTGATAAAAGCTGTAAAAAAATATTGCAACATACCAGTATTTGTGTTGATCAGGCCTAGAGGAGGAGATTTTTTATATGACGATGAAGAAAAAGAAATTATTCTTCATGATATAGAAACAGCAATAAATATTGGTGCAGATGGGATAGTATCTGGCTTTTTAAATAAAGATGGTACTATCGATATAGATTTTACCAAAAGAGTTGTTGAGCTTACTCATCCTCTCCCATTTACATTTCACAGAGCATTTGATGTTGCCAAAGAGCCTTTTACTGCTTTAAAACAGCTAATAGATATGGGTGTAAAAAGAATTTTAACTTCAGGGCAGAAAAATACAGCATTAGAGGGAGCTTCTTTAATTAAAAAATTAATAGAAGATTCTGATAATAAACTCCAAATTTTAATTGGAAGTGGTATTAATAGCAATAATATTCTCGAAATTCTAAATAAAACTGGAGGGAATGAATTCCACGCATCTTGCAGAAGCGAGTTCAATAGCAAAATGGAATATATACATCCAGATGTAAAAATGGGTAAAGAAAATACGCAAGGGGAATATTCAATTCAGATCACAGATATCGAAAAAGTAAAAGATATTAAAAAAGTTTTAAGCAGCGTTTAG
- a CDS encoding (Fe-S)-binding protein, translating into MDNTTKIPTMADLAAEGKQPEILFWVGCAGSFDDRYKRVTIAFIKILNAAKINYAVLGPEESCTGDPARRAGNEFLFQMQAVQNIEVLNTYQIKKIVTACPHCFNTIKNEYPVLGGNYEVVHHSTYLQELIDSGKIKLQEGGEFKGKKITYHDSCYLGRANNIYEAPRKVLESIDADLVEMKNCKKNGFCCGAGGAQMFKDAEKGKKEVNIKRTEEALATGAKVVASACPFCMTMMSDGVKNKEKEQEVKVLDIAELVAISNKL; encoded by the coding sequence ATGGACAACACCACCAAAATACCTACTATGGCTGATCTAGCCGCTGAAGGAAAACAACCCGAAATTTTATTTTGGGTTGGATGTGCCGGTTCATTCGACGATAGATACAAGAGAGTAACTATTGCCTTTATAAAAATTTTAAATGCAGCTAAAATCAATTATGCTGTTTTAGGTCCAGAAGAGTCTTGTACAGGTGATCCTGCAAGAAGAGCAGGTAATGAATTTCTATTCCAAATGCAGGCTGTTCAAAATATAGAGGTATTAAACACTTATCAAATAAAGAAAATTGTAACTGCATGCCCACACTGTTTCAATACAATTAAAAATGAATACCCTGTCTTAGGTGGAAATTATGAGGTTGTTCATCACTCCACGTATCTCCAAGAACTTATAGATTCTGGAAAGATAAAACTCCAAGAAGGTGGTGAGTTTAAAGGCAAAAAAATTACCTATCACGATTCTTGCTATTTGGGAAGAGCTAATAATATTTATGAAGCACCAAGAAAAGTTTTAGAATCTATTGATGCAGATTTAGTAGAGATGAAAAACTGCAAAAAAAATGGTTTCTGCTGTGGAGCAGGTGGAGCCCAAATGTTTAAAGATGCTGAAAAGGGCAAAAAAGAAGTAAATATCAAAAGAACTGAAGAAGCACTTGCAACTGGAGCTAAGGTTGTTGCCTCAGCTTGTCCATTCTGTATGACCATGATGAGCGACGGTGTAAAGAACAAAGAGAAGGAACAAGAGGTAAAAGTTTTAGATATTGCGGAACTTGTCGCTATTAGTAATAAGTTGTAG